One segment of Carya illinoinensis cultivar Pawnee chromosome 1, C.illinoinensisPawnee_v1, whole genome shotgun sequence DNA contains the following:
- the LOC122318784 gene encoding uncharacterized protein LOC122318784, whose protein sequence is MEPQYPKAARTYGPQMKMTIAPSQHSDDLTSGELRALDCNLTSLCDHIQLEGFISGSFSDIIVQAMGSTYHLHRLILSRSSYFRNMLHGPWKEASALVLTLHVDDKNVNSDAIAMALAYLYGHNPKLNDDNAFRVLAAASFLDLQDLCAICTDFIISELWTSNFLAYQVFAESQDYGIHGERVKNACWGYLCQSGATQLKEVLPKLSPPTLHALLTSDELWAPSEEKRFELAVYTFLAKGAHCKAEHCDQESCCSEAGMDSQSDSPRAKGKNLMDDCNNKMLESELGSLTLKDGLKDHNTAHNLLVELADCVVDCQQGVSNSNQQVQEATYSQLNMEPRYTCNMEGPSSVSPSLADMDGRRTSCSYVQMSIGMGASGLGATGMAMEGPSEEGPCYHLNNNGWLAHDQSRNLSSMNSSCGGLMTNDWERCGMHPLSWGGRVVGKRQLKGYAKGNFGIRGEDYKTFVNIFEGGSLLYCHMSFEALLNVRRQLEELGFPCKAVNDGLWLQMLLSQRVQEIGADTCKSCCHTSMACACRQPFRFPHGVSTTGYYMQEHDHTSPGNMGNVYVAESAQGEGNGLFRPVRVHDRGPIDGLAGIGRGTTFVPAAAWPPTRFVFSRVPFGMGNRNCQQSLANDDSEARADHSGDLSGDGLTALVGLSQGGCNMTNVHGEQTERGYEMEPQSSMSGTSTAGPSASSIPVEMLESPGHAIGIEWENVHSSSISLDLKTPLSHFPPFRFGVQFEDVHRLSDGHVKHSPEVFYAGSLWKVSVQAFNDEDPQGRRTLGLFLHRRKAEITDSFRKVHMYVDSREKVTARYKLTCPSKREVIVFGNFKQTGTLLPKAPKGWGWRRALLFDELADLLQNGTLRVAAVVQLV, encoded by the exons ATGGAGCCCCAGTACCCGAAGGCCGCCCGGACTTACGGTCCCCAGATGAAAATGACGATCGCGCCCTCGCAGCACTCCGATGACCTGACCAGCGGAGAGCTCCGTGCGCTGGATTGCAACCTTACCTCGCTCTGCGATCACATCCAGCTGGAGGGATTTATCTCCGGCTCCTTCTCGGACATCATCGTCCAGGCCATGGGCTCCACCTACCACCTCCATCGCCTCATCCTCTCTCGCAGCTCCTACTTCAG AAACATGCTTCATGGTCCCTGGAAAGAAGCCAGTGCTTTGGTTCTGACCTTGCATGTAGATGATAAGAATGTCAACAGTGATGCAATTGCAATGGCTTTGGCATATCTATACGGCCACAATCCAAAGCTTAATGATGACAATGCATTTCGAGTTCTAGCTGCTGCTTCCTTTCTTGACCTTCAG GATTTGTGTGCAATATGCACAGATTTTATCATATCAGAATTATGGACTTCGAACTTCTTAGCATATCAG GTTTTTGCAGAGAGCCAAGATTATGGCATACATGGAGAGCGCGTGAAGAATGCTTGCTGGGGTTACCTTTGTCAAAGTGGTGCCACGCAGTTGAAAGAG GTGCTTCCAAAACTTTCCCCACCAACCTTGCATGCATTGTTAACCTCGGATGAGTTGTGGGCACCTAGTGAAGAAAAACG GTTTGAACTGGCAGTGTACACATTCCTTGCAAAAGGTGCCCATTGTAAGGCAGAACATTGTGACCAGGAAAGTTGCTGTTCTGAGGCGGGAATGGATTCTCAGTCTGATTCTCCTCGAGCAAAGGGAAAAAATTTGATGGATGACTGCAATAATAAGATGTTGGAATCTGAGCTGGGAAGCTTAACTTTAAAAGATGGCCTTAAAGACCATAATACTGCTCATAATCTTCTGGTTGAGCTTGCAGACTGTGTGGTGGACTGCCAACAAGGAGTTTCCAATTCCAACCAACAGGTGCAAGAAGCTACATACTCTCAGTTGAATATGGAGCCTAGATACACCTGCAACATGGAAGGACCTTCATCGGTGAGTCCCTCGTTGGCAGATATGGATGGAAGAAGAACCTCATGTTCCTATGTTCAGATGTCAATTGGTATGGGAGCAAGTGGCCTAGGGGCCACTGGAATGGCTATGGAGGGGCCATCTGAAGAAGGCCCGTGCTACCATCTGAATAATAATGGCTGGCTTGCCCATGACCAATCAAGGAATTTGTCTTCAATGAACTCTTCCTGTGGTGGGCTTATGACAAATGATTGGGAAAGATGTGGCATGCATCCACTTTCATGGGGTGGAAGGGTTGTGGGTAAGAGACAGCTAAAGGGTTATGCTAAAGGGAATTTTGGGATTCGTGGGGAGGACTATAAAACATTCGTTAATATATTTGAAGGGGGTTCCCTTTTATATTGCCACATGTCTTTTGAGGCACTTTTAAATGTGAGAAGGCAACTTGAGGAATTGGGGTTCCCTTGCAAAGCTGTGAATGACGGTCTTTGGCTACAG ATGCTTTTAAGCCAGAGGGTGCAAGAAATTGGTGCGGACACATGCAAAAGTTGCTGCCATACAAGTATGGCATGCGCTTGTAGGCAGCCATTTCGTTTTCCACATGGGGTCTCAACCACTGGATATTACATGCAAGAGCATGATCATACTTCTCCTGGTAACATGGGGAATGTATATGTTGCTGAATCTGCTCAGGGTGAAGGAAATGGCCTCTTTAGACCTGTACGTGTGCATGATAGGGGGCCTATTGATGGGCTTGCAGGTATTGGACGTGGAACTACCTTTGTGCCTGCAGCTGCTTGGCCTCCAACACGTTTTGTTTTTTCACGTGTCCCTTTTGGCATGGGCAACAGAAACTGCCAGCAGTCTCTTGCTAATGATGATTCAGAGGCAAGAGCTGACCACAGTGGAGACCTTTCTGGGGATGGGCTGACAGCTTTGGTTGGCCTGAGCCAAGGAGGGTGCAATATGACTAATGTTCATGGAGAGCAAACAGAGAGGGGGTATGAAATGGAACCGCAGAGCAGCATGTCCGGAACTTCAACCGCAGGACCAAGTGCTAGCAGTATTCCCGTGGAGATGCTTGAGTCACCTGGGCATGCTATTGGGATTGAGTGGGAGAATGTACACAGTTCGTCCATATCATTGGATTTGAAAACACCTTTAAGTCACTTCCCTCCTTTTCGCTTCGG AGTGCAATTTGAGGATGTGCACAGGCTCAGTGATGGCCATGTCAAGCACTCTCCAGAAGTTTTTTATGCTGGTTCTTTATGGAAG GTTAGTGTTCAGGCTTTTAATGACGAAGACCCCCAGGGACGGCGAACACTTG GCTTATTTCTTCACCGTCGGAAGGCAGAGATAACTGATTCCTTTAGAAAG GTTCATATGTATGTGGACTCGCGTGAAAAGGTTACAGCTCGTTATAAG TTGACTTGCCCGTCAAAGCGGGAAGTCATTGTTTTTGGAAACTTCAAACAAACTGGTACCCTTTTACCGAAAGCTCCAAAGGGATGGGGTTGGCGAAGAGCTCTTTTATTTGATGAGCTGGCTGATCTTCTCCAAAATGGTACCTTACGGGTGGCTGCTGTTGTGCAGCTCGTCTGA